A genomic stretch from uncultured Pseudodesulfovibrio sp. includes:
- a CDS encoding type I restriction endonuclease translates to MAGHTERDFENAIEYGLLKSGGYTKRTPQDYDESLALFSADVTGFLKESQPSKWSALEALLSDKTEATVLDNLAKELALKGTLHVFRHGFKCYGKKFRLAYFRPNTSMNPEAAEQYAKNRLTITRQVAFTSVMKRPDGKSNRKCIIDVTLAVNGLPVVTVELKNPQTGQKVAKAIEQYQKDRDGRDLLFEFKKRALVHFAVDPDEVWMTTQLKGKETFFLPFNRGNNHGAGNPPVENNWKTHYLWDEVLQADSLLEILQRFMHLEVKERKIKTSKGNLRTVKTEKMIFPRYHQLDVVRKLIGHTKAHGSGRNYLIQHSAGSGKSNSIAWLAHRLASLHDEQDSKIFHSVIVVTDRRVLDQQLQNTIYQFEHKTGVVEKIDEDTQQLARALSQGTSVIITTIQKFPFISQALSTLENKGAGVAIDTASKRFAVIVDEAHSSQSGETATALKGMLNKDGIEAAVAAQISDEEDGAYSEEDIKALRDAYQRARQPNLSFFAFTATPKYKTKALFDEPGPSGDSPFHEYTMRQAIEEGFIMDVLENYTTYKRFFGLVKQVEADPEVPRKRAARALTQFMELHPVNIEQVVSVIIEHFRLNVMHELGGRAKAMVVTGSRLSAVQYKLAFDHYIKERGYTGIRSLVAFSGTVEDPEDPGSAYTEVGMNEGLSESELPEAFGGDEYRVLLVAEKYQTGFDQPLLQTMYVVKRLSGVQAVQTLSRLNRTAPGKTRTFVLDFANEAADIFKAFKPYYESTPVGENADPHRLSELQHRLLEWAIFDLEDVNAFAEVWYRKRRDHSATDHRKMNAILDIVVQRFTEHTEEEQEQFRGQLTAYRNLYAFLSQVIPYQDSELEKLYAFARNLLLKLPSPGEGQKFSLDDEVALRYFRLQQMSDGSIDLSNGKADPLKGPTDVGTAGAKDEEVVLSSLVDRLNERFGTDFTEADQLFFDQIRASAEENEDIAEAARANNFANFSAYFDKILDELFIARMEGNEDIFSRVMADKDFRSAAHEHLAQELFQRIRDEKVA, encoded by the coding sequence ATGGCTGGGCACACTGAACGCGACTTCGAAAATGCAATTGAATACGGTCTCCTGAAATCTGGCGGCTACACCAAACGCACCCCGCAGGACTATGACGAGTCGCTCGCTCTTTTCTCTGCCGACGTCACTGGATTTCTCAAGGAGTCGCAACCTTCGAAATGGAGTGCGCTGGAAGCGTTGCTCAGTGATAAGACAGAAGCGACTGTACTCGACAATCTCGCCAAAGAGCTCGCGCTCAAAGGCACGCTCCACGTCTTTCGCCACGGTTTCAAGTGTTATGGCAAGAAATTCCGGCTTGCATACTTCCGTCCCAATACGTCCATGAATCCTGAGGCGGCGGAGCAATACGCCAAGAACAGACTGACCATTACCCGCCAAGTTGCGTTCACGTCGGTCATGAAGCGGCCCGACGGCAAGAGCAACCGCAAGTGCATCATTGACGTGACCCTTGCCGTAAACGGCCTGCCCGTGGTGACGGTTGAGCTCAAGAATCCGCAAACCGGGCAGAAGGTGGCAAAGGCCATCGAGCAGTATCAAAAGGATCGTGATGGACGAGATCTGCTCTTTGAATTCAAAAAACGGGCTCTGGTTCATTTCGCCGTTGATCCGGATGAAGTGTGGATGACGACACAATTGAAGGGCAAAGAGACCTTCTTCCTGCCGTTCAATCGAGGTAACAACCATGGAGCAGGCAACCCGCCTGTCGAGAACAATTGGAAAACACACTATCTCTGGGATGAGGTCCTTCAAGCTGACAGCCTCCTGGAGATCCTCCAACGCTTCATGCATCTTGAGGTCAAGGAGCGGAAGATAAAGACCAGCAAGGGCAACCTCCGAACTGTGAAGACGGAGAAGATGATCTTTCCCCGCTACCACCAGCTTGATGTAGTCCGAAAACTCATAGGCCACACCAAGGCTCACGGTTCAGGCCGAAACTACCTGATCCAGCATTCTGCCGGTTCAGGAAAATCCAACTCCATTGCATGGCTCGCCCACAGGCTGGCCAGTCTGCATGATGAACAGGATAGTAAGATTTTTCATTCGGTTATCGTCGTCACTGACCGTCGAGTGCTGGATCAGCAATTGCAGAACACCATTTACCAGTTCGAGCACAAGACCGGCGTTGTCGAGAAGATCGACGAAGATACCCAGCAGCTCGCACGCGCTTTGTCCCAGGGGACGTCGGTCATCATCACGACGATCCAGAAGTTCCCCTTCATTTCGCAGGCGCTCTCCACCCTGGAGAATAAAGGCGCGGGAGTAGCCATTGACACGGCAAGCAAGCGATTTGCCGTTATCGTGGACGAGGCCCACTCTTCTCAGAGCGGCGAGACCGCTACAGCCCTGAAAGGCATGTTGAACAAGGATGGCATTGAAGCCGCCGTTGCTGCCCAAATTTCGGATGAAGAGGATGGGGCATACAGCGAGGAAGACATCAAGGCCCTCCGAGATGCTTATCAGCGCGCCCGGCAACCGAATCTTAGCTTTTTCGCATTCACTGCCACCCCAAAGTACAAGACAAAGGCCTTGTTCGATGAACCAGGCCCGTCCGGCGATTCGCCATTTCATGAATACACCATGCGTCAGGCCATCGAAGAAGGCTTCATCATGGATGTGCTGGAGAACTACACTACCTACAAGCGGTTCTTCGGCCTGGTGAAGCAGGTCGAGGCTGACCCAGAGGTTCCCCGCAAAAGGGCTGCCAGGGCACTCACGCAGTTCATGGAGCTGCACCCGGTCAACATTGAGCAGGTTGTATCCGTCATCATCGAGCATTTTCGCCTCAACGTTATGCACGAGCTGGGTGGTCGGGCCAAGGCTATGGTCGTCACAGGCTCACGTCTCTCGGCAGTGCAATATAAACTGGCTTTTGACCATTACATCAAGGAACGGGGATACACCGGTATTCGCTCTCTGGTGGCCTTTTCCGGGACGGTGGAAGACCCGGAAGATCCCGGCTCTGCGTACACTGAAGTCGGCATGAATGAAGGGCTTTCCGAAAGCGAGTTGCCGGAAGCATTCGGCGGCGATGAATACAGAGTCCTTCTGGTGGCAGAGAAATACCAGACCGGTTTTGATCAGCCTTTGCTGCAGACCATGTACGTCGTAAAGAGACTTTCTGGCGTCCAGGCTGTCCAGACTCTTTCCCGCCTCAATCGCACCGCTCCCGGAAAGACCAGGACGTTTGTTCTCGACTTCGCCAACGAAGCCGCCGACATATTCAAGGCATTCAAGCCATACTATGAGTCAACACCTGTCGGTGAAAACGCAGATCCTCACCGTTTGTCCGAGTTGCAGCACCGCCTGCTTGAATGGGCAATTTTCGATTTGGAGGATGTCAATGCTTTTGCTGAGGTTTGGTACCGTAAGCGGCGCGACCACTCCGCCACCGATCATCGGAAGATGAATGCGATTCTTGATATTGTTGTTCAGCGCTTTACTGAGCACACAGAAGAAGAACAGGAACAGTTCAGAGGTCAACTCACGGCGTATCGCAATCTCTATGCATTCCTTTCGCAGGTTATCCCGTACCAGGATAGTGAACTTGAAAAGCTCTACGCATTTGCTCGAAATCTGTTGCTGAAATTGCCCAGCCCAGGGGAAGGCCAGAAGTTCTCATTGGACGATGAAGTTGCGCTCCGTTATTTCCGGTTGCAACAAATGTCAGATGGTTCCATCGACCTTTCCAACGGCAAGGCTGATCCTTTAAAAGGCCCAACCGACGTCGGAACAGCTGGAGCCAAGGATGAAGAGGTTGTCCTTTCCAGTTTGGTCGATCGTCTCAATGAACGTTTCGGGACCGACTTCACCGAAGCAGATCAGCTCTTCTTTGATCAGATCCGAGCCAGCGCGGAAGAAAACGAGGACATTGCCGAGGCTGCCCGTGCCAATAACTTCGCGAACTTCTCAGCTTATTTTGACAAGATTCTCGATGAGCTTTTCATCGCCCGCATGGAAGGCAACGAAGATATTTTCTCACGAGTCATGGCCGACAAGGATTTTCGTTCTGCTGCCCATGAGCATTTGGCGCAGGAATTATTCCAGCGAATCCGAGACGAGAAAGTCGCATAA
- a CDS encoding GIY-YIG nuclease family protein translates to MSEPYSIKMFLPDGDPDGLRLIEKSNWTGIGVVFSRSGYKDALKREEFQRTGVYVLVGSSGDSSLPTIYIGEGDPVRPRLDSHYAKKDFWNWGVFFVTSNQSLNKAHVKYLESRLIQLAKDVKQCNLDNANDSSQPNLSEADVADMESYIRDMLKVFPLVGLSVFEKPEQVSNERELLFIKAKGITAKGYETSRGFVVLEGSESVVDEVPSIHEYLTSLRSDLVKKGVLIPQNGHYAFTENYVFTSPSTAAGVVQGRSSNGRTCWKDAKGKTLKTIQTESTKGSEGAES, encoded by the coding sequence GTGTCTGAACCATACTCAATCAAAATGTTCCTGCCGGATGGTGATCCGGACGGCCTCCGTCTGATCGAAAAATCAAACTGGACCGGTATCGGTGTGGTCTTTTCCCGTTCTGGGTACAAGGACGCATTGAAGCGAGAAGAGTTCCAACGTACAGGCGTGTACGTCTTGGTCGGATCATCAGGAGACAGCAGTCTGCCCACCATTTATATTGGTGAAGGAGACCCGGTCCGCCCTCGACTGGATAGTCACTACGCCAAGAAGGACTTCTGGAACTGGGGCGTATTCTTCGTCACCAGCAACCAAAGTCTGAACAAGGCTCACGTTAAGTATTTGGAGAGTCGCCTGATTCAGCTTGCCAAAGACGTCAAGCAGTGCAACCTCGACAACGCGAATGATTCCAGCCAACCGAACTTGTCCGAAGCTGATGTGGCTGACATGGAAAGCTACATCCGGGACATGCTCAAGGTCTTTCCCCTGGTGGGCCTCTCCGTCTTCGAAAAGCCAGAGCAGGTTTCGAATGAAAGAGAACTACTCTTCATCAAAGCCAAAGGGATTACAGCCAAGGGCTACGAAACGAGCCGGGGTTTTGTCGTTCTTGAGGGGTCAGAAAGTGTTGTAGATGAGGTTCCCTCCATTCACGAATACCTCACTAGCTTACGAAGCGATCTGGTTAAGAAAGGCGTTTTGATCCCACAGAATGGGCATTACGCGTTCACCGAAAACTATGTATTCACGTCACCTAGTACAGCCGCAGGGGTTGTTCAGGGACGTAGCTCAAACGGCAGAACATGTTGGAAGGATGCTAAAGGGAAGACCTTGAAAACTATACAAACGGAAAGCACTAAGGGAAGTGAGGGGGCAGAGTCTTGA
- a CDS encoding helix-turn-helix domain-containing protein translates to MKHDILGLKELIRLNVRTYADMSSITDLGELRSAFLKATEMVFDDLEDELKTFGASSSPKKSYSIEGKKEKHPKAYEKWTPEEEKELAQRYEQGIPIPEIAEQLGRNPGGIRSRLQKLGLC, encoded by the coding sequence TTGAAGCACGATATACTTGGATTGAAAGAACTCATCCGGCTCAATGTCCGAACCTATGCGGACATGTCCTCCATTACAGATCTCGGGGAACTACGTAGTGCATTTCTTAAGGCCACAGAAATGGTTTTTGACGATCTTGAGGATGAACTCAAGACTTTCGGAGCCTCTTCCTCTCCAAAGAAAAGCTATTCCATAGAAGGGAAAAAAGAGAAGCATCCTAAAGCGTATGAAAAATGGACTCCGGAAGAAGAGAAAGAACTCGCTCAAAGATATGAGCAAGGGATACCAATTCCTGAGATCGCCGAGCAGTTGGGTAGAAATCCCGGGGGGATTAGGTCTAGGCTTCAAAAGTTAGGCTTATGCTGA
- a CDS encoding inovirus-type Gp2 protein: protein MHYLTSSNSNNYNGLPVNNGKNGQYFCYTSMLQRFYELLTSMTERHSRVLFVRFDVRFPSGYMPLGRNEEITHLCKRLKENSRSKGRDLGLFWVREQSREKHQHYHCVALIDGNKVQNHRAFLIEVERIWNHITGSTQTGTIDWCERTRNGQPGRNGIMIQRPLRKAQGEELLHQQNDFQSKVNHCFEWASYLCKTNQKDNTPSGVRRFGLSQMK from the coding sequence ATGCACTATTTAACAAGTAGTAATTCTAACAACTACAATGGTCTTCCTGTTAACAATGGAAAGAATGGACAATACTTTTGCTACACTAGTATGCTTCAAAGATTCTATGAACTGTTAACGTCCATGACAGAACGGCATAGTCGCGTACTGTTTGTACGCTTTGATGTCAGATTTCCAAGTGGCTATATGCCTTTGGGAAGAAATGAGGAGATCACTCACCTTTGTAAGCGTCTGAAAGAAAACAGCAGAAGCAAAGGACGTGATCTTGGTTTGTTCTGGGTTCGGGAACAGAGTCGAGAGAAACACCAGCACTATCATTGTGTGGCTCTTATTGATGGTAACAAGGTTCAGAACCATAGGGCTTTTCTCATTGAAGTCGAACGTATCTGGAATCACATTACTGGGAGTACACAAACCGGAACAATTGATTGGTGTGAAAGGACTAGGAATGGTCAGCCAGGAAGAAATGGGATTATGATCCAGCGTCCTCTACGGAAGGCTCAAGGCGAGGAACTTCTCCATCAGCAGAATGACTTTCAGAGCAAGGTCAATCACTGCTTCGAGTGGGCCAGCTATCTTTGTAAAACCAATCAAAAAGACAACACACCGTCAGGTGTGAGGCGTTTTGGCTTGTCCCAGATGAAATAA